Below is a window of Rhodanobacteraceae bacterium DNA.
GCGCATGGCCACCGGCCTGAAGACGCTGATCGAGCAGATGGTCAAGACCGGCCCCACCGAGTTCCTCAAGTCCTCGTTGTTCGACCTGCTCGACCACGACCCTGGCCGCGATTACCTGCAGGCGCAGTCGATCGCCGACTACGAAATGCTGTTCGATTCGATCGACAAGCCGCTGATGCTGACCCTGCCGCGGCAGCCCTGGATGACCTCGGACGACAAGCCCTGCCTGCAGGACTGGTTCCTGGGCTGGCTGCAGATCGCCGGTTTCAACACCACCCAGTTGCGCGGCGTGGTGGCCAGCGCCACCCCCGGCAGCCAGGCCATCGCGCTGGCGGAGCTCCAGGCCAAGCTGCCGCTGACCGATGCGATCCTGCAGTCGGTCACCGGCGACCGTTCGCTGACGCTGGATGGCGCGATTGCCGCCAATCGCCTGTATGTCTGCGATTACTCGATGCTGGCCGGCGCCTATGCCACCCCGCTGCACGGCGAGCAGCGCTACATGTGCGCGCCGATCGCAGTGTTCTACTGGAACCCGACCCCGCCGCCCGGCTATCCGCCCGGCGCTGGCGCGATGCAGCCGGTGTGCATCCAGTTGGCGCAGCAGCACGATCCGGAAGCCGCGCCGGTCTACACCCCCAACGACAGCGCCGGCGGCAACGATCCGAAGCTGCTCAAGTGGCGCATCGCCAAGTACCTGGTCAATGTGGTCAGCGCGATCCAGCACGAGGCCGTGGCGCACCTGGGCGACTGCCACCTGACGGTCGAGCCGGTGATCGTGGCCGCGCACCGCCAGCTCTCCACCCAGCACCCGCTGCTCAAGCTGTTCATCCCGCACTTCCGCTTCACCATCAACATCAACGACGACGCCATCCACAGCCTGATCGTGCCGGGTGGTGTGGTCGCCACCAACGTTGGTCCGGCCATCGAATGCACCCGCGATCTGGTCGCCAGCGCGCACCGCGCCTGGCGCTGGGACGAGAACAGCCCGGCGCGCGTGTTCGAGGTCCGCGGGGTCGACCAGTTGCCGGTGTTCCCCTTCCGCGACGACACGCGTCTGCTGTGGGCCGCCACGCGCAATTTCGTCTCTGGCTACCTGCGGGTCTACTACGCCAGCGATGCGGACGTTGCCGCGGACGAGGAACTGCAGGGCTGGGTGCGCGAACTGGTCTCGCCGCTGTATTGCGGCTTCAAGGGCCTCGGCGGACTCAGCTACGGCGACGACGGCAGCGTCAGCCTGCGCAGCCTCGACTACCTGATCGACATGGTCGCGCACATCGTTTACCTGGCCGGCCCGCAGCACGCCTCGGTCAACTACGCGCAATACCCGCTGATGTCCTACATGCCCAGTGTGGCCGGCACCATCTACAGCCCGCCGCCCACCCGCAGCACGCAGATCGCCTCGGTGGAGGATTGTGTGAAATGGTACCCGCCGCTGGA
It encodes the following:
- a CDS encoding arachidonate 15-lipoxygenase, giving the protein MPSTVSLPSLPQHATPAERDQRQFQLSLARTEYNYMRSYLEGVPMSADLPDGEKFSLDFEAQVLKVLHVMLKNFTDVVMLLLRRELESDLPTDAVKAVEEAYAKLEDGFSLLHPIRDIKEFKAFLEALAALPKALEGMMNLPKDLERMATGLKTLIEQMVKTGPTEFLKSSLFDLLDHDPGRDYLQAQSIADYEMLFDSIDKPLMLTLPRQPWMTSDDKPCLQDWFLGWLQIAGFNTTQLRGVVASATPGSQAIALAELQAKLPLTDAILQSVTGDRSLTLDGAIAANRLYVCDYSMLAGAYATPLHGEQRYMCAPIAVFYWNPTPPPGYPPGAGAMQPVCIQLAQQHDPEAAPVYTPNDSAGGNDPKLLKWRIAKYLVNVVSAIQHEAVAHLGDCHLTVEPVIVAAHRQLSTQHPLLKLFIPHFRFTININDDAIHSLIVPGGVVATNVGPAIECTRDLVASAHRAWRWDENSPARVFEVRGVDQLPVFPFRDDTRLLWAATRNFVSGYLRVYYASDADVAADEELQGWVRELVSPLYCGFKGLGGLSYGDDGSVSLRSLDYLIDMVAHIVYLAGPQHASVNYAQYPLMSYMPSVAGTIYSPPPTRSTQIASVEDCVKWYPPLDVALYTFSFEYLLSGVQYDTFGHYEHNPRDPYFTDPRVQPLVAEFQSELALIEIEIRKRNAARPVPYLYQVPSMIPNSISI